One window of the Thermodesulfomicrobium sp. WS genome contains the following:
- a CDS encoding MBL fold metallo-hydrolase: MKVTFLGAARTVTGSCYVLETGATRFAVDCGMHQGNRAMELRNWDEAGRYRPRELDFILLTHAHVDHCGLLPRLVKQGFAGPVYTTAPSRDLVEILLEDSAYIQEMEARWRSSKKQRAGGLPEEPLYTVEDAVAAVQKLQVVEYDREFSPKPGVRVMFRNAGHILGSAFVEIWVQDEGRESKCVFSGDLGRPHQLLVPDPWTIDQADFLFLESTYGNRDHKNEDSSRQELAEAIAYSYRHGQKVLIPSFAVERTQEILFSLHLLAKEGKLPADMPVFLDSPLAIKATEIFRKHARFYDDDARAVLDAGEDPLSVPGLQLAQTVEESREINTRQGPAIVIAGSGMANAGRIKHHLRHNIWREGASVVFVGFQAQGTPGRRIVDGAPSIRILGEQLAVRAKVFTIGGFSAHAGQSQLLEWLGHFRSPSMQVYLIHGEYAAQQEFARLIKERLGYTVHIPDYLDECTLEPGGVFQLTSHHDLAPRIDWDFLLEETHCKLAQVQDRVRHLDRLGYTSQVEIRGTIVDINSKLLEILSELRMVEAQPQASQADV, translated from the coding sequence ATGAAAGTAACATTTTTGGGGGCGGCGCGGACAGTGACAGGTTCGTGCTATGTGTTGGAAACGGGCGCAACGCGTTTTGCCGTGGATTGCGGTATGCATCAAGGAAACCGGGCCATGGAGCTGCGCAATTGGGACGAGGCCGGGAGGTACCGCCCAAGAGAACTCGATTTCATCCTCCTCACCCATGCCCATGTGGACCACTGCGGGCTTTTGCCGCGCTTGGTGAAGCAGGGCTTTGCCGGCCCTGTGTACACCACCGCGCCCAGCCGGGACTTGGTGGAAATCCTTTTGGAAGACAGCGCGTATATCCAGGAGATGGAAGCCCGTTGGCGCAGCTCCAAAAAACAGCGCGCCGGAGGGCTGCCTGAGGAGCCGCTCTACACCGTCGAGGATGCCGTGGCTGCGGTGCAAAAGCTCCAGGTGGTGGAGTATGACCGCGAATTTTCTCCCAAGCCCGGCGTGCGGGTGATGTTTCGCAATGCCGGGCATATCCTGGGCTCCGCCTTTGTGGAAATTTGGGTGCAGGATGAGGGGCGCGAGAGCAAATGCGTATTTTCCGGAGACTTGGGCCGACCCCATCAGCTGTTGGTCCCGGATCCTTGGACCATCGATCAAGCGGATTTCCTTTTTTTGGAATCCACTTACGGCAATCGTGATCACAAAAACGAGGATTCCAGCCGCCAGGAATTGGCGGAGGCCATCGCGTACAGCTATCGCCACGGCCAAAAGGTCTTGATCCCGAGTTTTGCCGTGGAACGCACCCAAGAAATTCTTTTCTCGCTGCACCTGCTTGCCAAGGAAGGGAAACTGCCAGCGGACATGCCGGTATTTTTGGATAGTCCCCTCGCTATCAAGGCCACGGAGATCTTCCGGAAACATGCGCGCTTTTACGATGACGACGCCCGCGCCGTACTCGATGCCGGGGAAGATCCCCTCTCGGTCCCGGGGCTGCAACTCGCCCAAACCGTGGAAGAGTCACGGGAGATCAATACCCGTCAGGGGCCTGCCATCGTTATTGCGGGCAGTGGTATGGCCAATGCCGGGCGTATCAAGCACCATCTGCGCCACAATATCTGGCGGGAAGGCGCGTCGGTGGTTTTCGTGGGATTTCAAGCCCAAGGGACTCCAGGGCGGCGCATTGTGGACGGGGCCCCGTCCATCCGCATCTTGGGCGAACAATTGGCGGTCCGGGCCAAGGTGTTCACCATCGGCGGGTTTTCTGCGCATGCGGGCCAGAGCCAACTCTTGGAGTGGCTCGGACATTTCCGCTCGCCATCCATGCAGGTGTATTTAATTCATGGTGAGTATGCGGCGCAGCAGGAGTTCGCCCGCCTCATTAAGGAGCGCTTGGGATACACGGTGCATATCCCCGACTACCTGGATGAGTGCACTTTGGAGCCGGGCGGCGTTTTCCAACTGACTTCCCATCACGATCTTGCCCCGCGCATCGATTGGGATTTCTTGCTGGAAGAGACGCACTGCAAACTTGCTCAGGTGCAGGATCGGGTGCGTCACCTGGATCGTCTCGGGTATACCAGTCAGGTGGAAATCCGCGGCACTATTGTGGATATCAACTCCAAGCTCCTGGAAATTCTCTCCGAACTACGTATGGTGGAAGCCCAGCCGCAGGCTTCGCAAGCGGATGTATAG
- the rsmD gene encoding 16S rRNA (guanine(966)-N(2))-methyltransferase RsmD has product MRIIAGTFGGRVLGTARGPGYRPATGRVREALFSALGSLGVRWQGIQVADIFAGSGALGLEALSRGASRAVFVERAAAAARVLQDNIRSLGLTPEQASVVRMDALRWVQQPSGPYHVVFVDPPYGRGLLAPVLAALPALLAPDAIVVAETEAALEIASTPWNLVRDTLYGQTRIRVWQNE; this is encoded by the coding sequence ATGCGGATCATTGCCGGTACGTTTGGAGGACGGGTGCTGGGTACTGCTCGCGGTCCGGGGTATCGGCCTGCCACTGGGCGGGTACGGGAGGCGCTTTTTTCGGCCCTTGGATCGCTCGGTGTGCGGTGGCAGGGGATCCAGGTGGCCGATATCTTTGCCGGTAGCGGTGCCCTTGGGCTTGAGGCCCTAAGCCGCGGGGCATCCCGGGCGGTCTTCGTGGAACGCGCGGCGGCTGCGGCGCGGGTGCTGCAGGACAATATCCGCTCCTTGGGACTGACGCCGGAGCAGGCCTCGGTGGTGCGCATGGACGCCCTGCGCTGGGTGCAGCAACCCTCCGGGCCCTATCATGTGGTTTTTGTGGACCCGCCGTATGGACGCGGACTTTTGGCGCCGGTACTTGCGGCGCTTCCTGCGCTGCTTGCTCCGGACGCCATAGTGGTGGCGGAAACCGAGGCCGCGTTGGAAATTGCATCCACCCCGTGGAATTTGGTTCGAGATACGCTCTACGGACAAACGAGGATACGTGTATGGCAGAACGAATAG
- the pilO gene encoding type 4a pilus biogenesis protein PilO has protein sequence MDKAALYAAWQGLAWWKKALVWMGGLLLLGAGWWYFVIDPQTAEIAQLQRQVETLDGEIAKYRLQAAQLPDLERDIKRRQMEFLYAKTLLPEDAQALERLLASFEKLGRDEGIEFLLFQPGGETQADFYATRSVSIQVSGPFHRLMSYFDKLARLDRLVAIQSVQFAPVADFSPTEKRLNANVSLVVYRALTDAEMEARKKQQEKKK, from the coding sequence ATGGATAAAGCGGCATTGTATGCAGCGTGGCAGGGGCTCGCCTGGTGGAAGAAAGCTTTGGTGTGGATGGGGGGCTTGCTGCTCTTGGGGGCTGGATGGTGGTATTTCGTCATTGATCCCCAAACGGCGGAAATTGCCCAATTGCAACGCCAAGTGGAGACTTTGGACGGGGAGATCGCCAAATACCGACTCCAAGCTGCTCAGCTTCCGGATTTGGAGCGGGACATCAAACGCCGGCAGATGGAATTTCTGTATGCTAAAACCTTGCTCCCTGAAGACGCCCAGGCGTTGGAACGGCTCTTGGCGTCTTTCGAGAAGCTGGGTCGGGATGAAGGGATCGAGTTTTTACTGTTTCAGCCAGGAGGCGAGACCCAAGCAGATTTTTACGCCACACGGTCAGTTTCCATTCAGGTTTCCGGTCCATTTCATCGCCTGATGAGCTATTTCGATAAACTGGCGCGTTTGGATCGTCTGGTGGCTATTCAAAGTGTGCAGTTCGCTCCAGTGGCGGATTTTTCCCCGACGGAAAAGCGCCTCAACGCCAATGTCAGCCTGGTGGTGTATCGGGCGCTCACGGATGCAGAAATGGAAGCGCGCAAAAAGCAACAGGAAAAGAAGAAATGA
- the pilM gene encoding type IV pilus assembly protein PilM, which translates to MKGLSFFSKTQVGLGVDLGSEWLKVLKISMRGSQARLEHLARALWLPGELDAPGTAGAKVAALLQHLEVKDKVVVSSVAGHSVIVKRVVCEADSPKLLGEVVHRDARQYIPFDITDVFLDYQYLAPGTKEKTHEVLLVASKKKAVQGLGEAMAQAGLSLSVVDVDAFAVCNAFEFNYPEFKTKPAYLLDIGGTQSVLCVLMGFEPVFLREVGFGGRSLSEGIAKRLGVNRGEAERLKIQGPESENAADNALVMDVVRQTITGWCDEVKRLIGFYESSVLDAVVAEQLFLSGGGALLPGIADAFAAEMGITVDLLDPFRRVDVPESRFQPEFVRAVAPQFVVPFGLSLRGIV; encoded by the coding sequence GTGAAAGGACTCAGTTTTTTCTCCAAGACGCAAGTCGGTCTCGGCGTGGACCTTGGCAGTGAATGGCTCAAGGTCCTCAAGATTTCGATGCGTGGGAGTCAGGCGCGATTGGAGCACCTGGCCCGAGCGCTATGGTTGCCTGGAGAGTTGGACGCCCCAGGTACGGCAGGAGCCAAAGTGGCGGCCTTGCTCCAGCACTTGGAGGTCAAAGACAAGGTTGTTGTGTCTTCGGTGGCCGGGCATTCGGTCATCGTGAAGCGGGTGGTGTGTGAAGCCGACTCCCCCAAGCTTTTGGGCGAGGTCGTCCATCGGGACGCCCGGCAGTACATCCCCTTCGACATTACCGATGTCTTTCTCGATTATCAGTATCTCGCCCCCGGAACCAAGGAAAAAACCCACGAAGTGCTCTTGGTGGCGAGCAAGAAAAAGGCGGTGCAGGGGCTCGGAGAGGCCATGGCCCAGGCCGGCCTTTCCTTGAGTGTGGTGGACGTGGATGCCTTTGCCGTGTGTAATGCCTTTGAATTCAACTATCCGGAATTCAAAACCAAGCCAGCCTATCTTTTGGACATCGGCGGGACCCAGAGCGTTTTGTGTGTTCTGATGGGTTTTGAGCCGGTGTTTTTACGGGAAGTAGGGTTCGGAGGCCGGAGCCTGTCCGAAGGCATCGCCAAGCGGCTTGGAGTCAACCGCGGCGAGGCGGAACGTTTGAAGATCCAAGGCCCCGAGAGCGAGAATGCAGCGGACAATGCGCTGGTCATGGATGTTGTGCGGCAGACCATCACCGGGTGGTGCGACGAGGTCAAGCGCCTCATCGGTTTCTACGAGTCTTCTGTATTGGATGCCGTGGTGGCGGAGCAGCTCTTTCTCTCGGGCGGCGGGGCCCTTTTGCCGGGCATTGCCGATGCCTTTGCTGCGGAGATGGGGATCACGGTGGACCTGCTTGATCCCTTCCGACGGGTGGATGTGCCGGAGTCGCGCTTTCAGCCGGAGTTTGTGCGTGCTGTGGCGCCGCAATTCGTGGTGCCTTTTGGTTTATCCCTGCGGGGGATCGTATGA
- a CDS encoding PilN domain-containing protein gives MITINLWPQPKRARVSDKGRAIFVTALGIVVVGGLLAGSYWYFDVQIQALQQAIQERNQTKRLLLAQIGKANQFVDELKAIEQRIQVIKEVRMRQGLPVRFLDALVATMPPERLWFESLSLGAGGQMNLSGVALDNQAFAAYVEALRQSPFIAWVDTQRTSRRDVQGRGLVAFVCSVVGKDPGDEASTSKDGSHG, from the coding sequence ATGATTACCATCAATCTTTGGCCGCAACCCAAGCGGGCAAGGGTCTCGGACAAGGGCCGAGCCATTTTTGTGACAGCGTTGGGCATTGTGGTGGTCGGGGGGCTTTTGGCGGGCTCCTATTGGTACTTCGATGTCCAGATTCAAGCGTTGCAGCAAGCGATTCAGGAACGCAATCAGACCAAAAGGCTCCTTTTGGCGCAGATCGGCAAAGCCAATCAGTTCGTGGATGAGCTCAAGGCCATTGAGCAGCGCATCCAGGTCATCAAGGAAGTGCGTATGCGCCAGGGGTTGCCGGTGCGTTTCCTTGACGCTTTGGTCGCCACCATGCCGCCGGAGCGATTGTGGTTTGAATCCCTATCCCTGGGCGCTGGCGGCCAGATGAATCTTTCCGGCGTGGCCTTAGACAACCAGGCCTTTGCCGCGTACGTGGAAGCCCTGCGCCAATCACCGTTCATCGCATGGGTGGACACGCAACGGACCTCGCGGCGCGATGTGCAAGGCCGTGGCCTGGTGGCCTTTGTCTGTTCTGTCGTGGGCAAAGACCCAGGAGACGAAGCATCGACCTCCAAGGATGGCAGCCATGGATAA
- a CDS encoding flagellar hook protein FlgE produces the protein MGLSPSLYIGTTGIMTHQTGLDVVSHNIANMNTTGFKASTAHFATLMSETISSGTSAFHQVGQGSSVSSILHDMDVGPLETTNIGTDVAIGGEYGWFVLTDAAGAIRYSRAGNFRFDHEGYLRNPAGLMVHGAPAGSTQAGTGEPIRLTLSPDPQDPTASVAASPGQATSSITFVANLNAASLDTAPSSTSPFTALFDAWDASTNALPSGAYLSSLTVYDAAGTAHPISLIFDPAKGAQPQQNGQRIMEFLVTTDPALDGSAGKNIKKGILGAGTLTFSPEGNLLSMSLFSGTSDDPAAWTPVPLDEDGYPLLPVTFSGAETQNIRLDMGLRDTQAQPGWINPSATLASLGTDAANLPALGSPNKKALAMTNYMAPSATITQSQDGFAVGYLQDVFVRADGTLVGKYTNGQDLDLYRLVLADFTNPQGLRSEGGNLFSAAPEAGSIRYGFAGTGRLGQVRGSTLEQANVDLATEFVHMIIYQKGIEANAKVITTADQVIQTAIQSKRV, from the coding sequence ATGGGTCTGTCCCCATCCCTGTATATCGGCACGACCGGCATTATGACGCACCAAACCGGGTTGGACGTCGTGTCCCATAATATCGCCAATATGAATACCACCGGATTCAAAGCATCCACCGCGCATTTTGCAACCCTCATGAGCGAGACCATCTCCAGCGGGACTTCTGCATTCCATCAAGTAGGGCAGGGGTCTTCGGTGAGCTCCATCCTCCACGACATGGACGTGGGCCCATTGGAGACCACAAACATCGGTACGGACGTGGCGATAGGCGGTGAATACGGATGGTTCGTGCTCACAGACGCCGCAGGCGCCATACGCTACTCCCGGGCAGGCAATTTCCGTTTCGACCACGAGGGGTATCTGCGCAATCCGGCAGGACTCATGGTGCACGGAGCGCCCGCAGGCTCCACCCAGGCCGGCACAGGGGAACCCATCCGCCTTACTTTGAGCCCAGACCCCCAGGATCCCACTGCCAGTGTGGCCGCATCTCCTGGGCAGGCCACGAGTTCCATCACCTTTGTTGCCAACCTCAATGCCGCAAGTCTGGACACCGCTCCTTCGAGCACCTCACCTTTCACCGCCCTCTTCGATGCCTGGGATGCCAGCACCAATGCGCTCCCCAGCGGGGCTTATCTTTCGAGCCTGACGGTCTACGACGCCGCAGGCACTGCCCACCCCATTTCCCTGATCTTCGACCCGGCAAAAGGCGCTCAGCCGCAACAAAACGGGCAGCGGATCATGGAGTTTCTCGTTACCACAGATCCCGCCCTCGACGGCAGCGCTGGCAAGAACATCAAAAAGGGCATCCTTGGCGCAGGCACGCTCACTTTTTCCCCGGAAGGCAATCTTCTTTCCATGAGTCTTTTTTCCGGCACGAGCGATGACCCGGCAGCGTGGACCCCAGTGCCGCTGGACGAAGACGGCTATCCGCTTCTACCGGTAACCTTTTCCGGGGCAGAGACGCAAAATATCCGCCTCGACATGGGCCTGCGCGATACCCAAGCGCAGCCCGGCTGGATCAATCCCTCCGCCACCCTGGCGAGCTTGGGAACCGATGCCGCCAACCTTCCCGCCCTAGGCTCCCCAAACAAAAAAGCCCTGGCTATGACCAATTATATGGCCCCTTCGGCCACCATCACCCAATCTCAGGACGGCTTTGCCGTAGGCTACCTCCAGGATGTCTTCGTGCGGGCGGACGGCACCTTGGTGGGTAAATACACCAACGGCCAGGATCTCGACCTCTACCGACTGGTGCTGGCGGACTTCACCAATCCCCAGGGACTGCGCAGCGAGGGCGGCAATCTTTTCTCTGCCGCTCCCGAGGCGGGCAGCATCCGCTACGGTTTTGCCGGTACCGGGCGACTGGGGCAGGTGCGAGGCAGCACTCTGGAACAAGCCAACGTGGACCTGGCCACGGAGTTCGTCCACATGATCATCTACCAGAAAGGCATCGAGGCCAATGCCAAGGTCATCACCACCGCGGATCAGGTCATCCAGACAGCCATCCAGAGTAAACGCGTCTAA
- a CDS encoding HDOD domain-containing protein, which translates to MLRLDTLSDHDLPPIKPAVLRLWQLLGSRNATLEEIAEAMSAEPVLCARIMAIANSPLYRGVEKITSPHKALVRLGLREVRSIVYYLTLTQSLAEAGLPKGFPLRKLWGHSLATAYLCQQIPAYFPALLSLTEEEQESAYIIGLLHDIGYLIMAKLAPEAFAELMTIWITAEEPPLDAEERLFGMTHPVVSAKALKLWGFSKEIQLAVYGHHRLVRDDAPAAIFLLKLADCLATESGYVFNPAISPIQKRALIPERLFSVDFTPTIQDVSIKTDALLGQMH; encoded by the coding sequence ATGCTTCGTCTCGATACCTTAAGCGACCACGACCTTCCGCCCATCAAGCCAGCGGTCCTTCGCTTATGGCAACTTCTCGGATCCCGCAACGCCACCTTGGAGGAGATCGCCGAGGCCATGAGCGCCGAGCCGGTACTCTGCGCCCGCATCATGGCCATCGCCAACTCGCCCCTGTACCGAGGCGTGGAAAAAATCACCTCTCCCCATAAGGCATTGGTGCGCCTCGGGCTGCGGGAAGTGCGCAGCATCGTCTACTACCTCACCCTTACTCAATCTCTCGCTGAGGCAGGGCTCCCCAAGGGTTTCCCACTGCGCAAACTCTGGGGCCATAGCCTCGCCACCGCGTACCTGTGCCAGCAAATTCCTGCCTACTTTCCGGCGCTTCTTTCCCTTACCGAAGAAGAACAAGAAAGTGCCTACATCATAGGTCTCCTCCACGATATCGGCTATCTCATCATGGCCAAATTGGCGCCCGAGGCCTTTGCGGAACTCATGACCATCTGGATCACGGCCGAAGAGCCGCCGCTGGATGCCGAAGAGCGCCTCTTCGGCATGACGCACCCGGTGGTGAGCGCCAAGGCCCTCAAGTTATGGGGATTCTCCAAGGAAATTCAGCTTGCGGTCTACGGCCATCACCGCCTGGTGCGCGACGACGCCCCGGCGGCGATCTTTCTCCTCAAGCTTGCCGACTGTCTGGCCACGGAAAGCGGATATGTCTTCAATCCCGCCATCAGCCCCATCCAAAAACGGGCCCTTATCCCCGAGCGACTCTTCTCCGTGGACTTCACGCCCACCATCCAGGACGTCAGTATCAAAACCGACGCGCTCCTGGGCCAAATGCACTAG
- the pilQ gene encoding type IV pilus secretin PilQ — translation MTLQPVAEGTLLEFPAAAPSEVFVDYDMARRFVVRFTPAVPEFIPATPAGVVQRVDLEAREGKVASVAVELSAPVRYLLSREGARARLLLAPAEAGREMTPSSASATPAVVDAVEFAASERDFSVLLSSSEPLRVLPGPKGDVFTVVLPGAKFSPTVAKVYRVEGSQPIERVQALNVGSDAQLVFTGITRPAFTVAREGGVTRLRLAVERGVSSPANMAQKKVSSAAQAAPASQDPGTIFPGMKKEYHGAPVTLDLQEAKVEHVLRLLSEIAGYNLILDEGVSGTVSLKLVDIPWDQALDLILLQKNLGMVQQGNLLRVATMEQLRRENEELQRAREAEAKAKESLENVLPTRAEFIQVNYSTAAEFEQKVRELLSPRGKVSADSRTNTLIVTDIEPVLQRVQSYIAKLDRPERQVLIEARLVYATDDFQRDIGIKWGATMQDESKRDDEQYQWDSSASGFNAPFGTTGLGLAGNIGKILGKDLWSLDVSLRLGETKNLVKTVSSPRIVTLNNNRAEIKQGIKLATSGESQSGGTTTEYTDAVLKISVQPQITPDNKLILDVEISDDSPTATGRDIETKSARTKMIVGDRETIVIGGVLKASDRSATEKIPGLGDVPLLGRLFRQDETASSKQELLIFLHPRIL, via the coding sequence ATGACGCTGCAGCCGGTGGCGGAAGGTACGCTGCTCGAGTTCCCTGCCGCGGCGCCTTCGGAAGTATTCGTCGATTATGACATGGCCCGGCGCTTTGTGGTGCGTTTTACCCCGGCGGTCCCGGAATTCATTCCTGCCACGCCTGCCGGGGTAGTCCAACGGGTGGACCTCGAGGCGCGGGAAGGCAAGGTCGCTTCTGTGGCGGTGGAACTCTCGGCCCCCGTGCGCTATCTCCTCTCTCGTGAAGGTGCTCGGGCGCGTCTTTTGCTCGCCCCGGCAGAGGCTGGCCGCGAGATGACTCCGTCATCGGCATCTGCCACGCCAGCGGTGGTGGATGCAGTCGAGTTTGCCGCCTCGGAGCGTGATTTCTCTGTACTCCTTTCGTCTTCGGAACCTTTGCGGGTGCTGCCTGGACCCAAGGGGGATGTCTTTACCGTCGTCCTGCCTGGAGCGAAGTTTTCGCCTACGGTCGCCAAGGTGTATCGTGTGGAAGGCAGCCAGCCCATCGAGCGGGTTCAGGCCCTCAACGTAGGTAGTGACGCACAGCTAGTGTTTACCGGGATCACCCGGCCCGCCTTTACCGTCGCCCGGGAAGGGGGAGTGACCCGGTTACGGTTGGCCGTGGAGCGTGGTGTGTCTTCTCCGGCAAATATGGCCCAGAAAAAAGTTTCGTCCGCCGCCCAGGCCGCGCCAGCCTCTCAAGACCCCGGCACCATCTTTCCGGGCATGAAAAAAGAATACCATGGCGCGCCTGTTACCTTGGATCTTCAGGAGGCCAAGGTAGAGCATGTATTGCGGCTGCTCAGTGAAATCGCAGGATACAATCTCATCCTCGATGAAGGGGTCTCCGGAACGGTGTCTCTGAAACTGGTGGATATCCCTTGGGATCAGGCATTGGATCTGATATTGCTGCAAAAGAACTTGGGCATGGTGCAGCAAGGCAATTTACTGCGCGTTGCGACCATGGAACAATTGCGGCGGGAAAACGAGGAATTGCAGCGCGCTCGTGAGGCTGAGGCCAAGGCCAAAGAAAGCCTGGAAAACGTCCTCCCCACCCGCGCGGAGTTTATCCAGGTCAACTACAGCACTGCGGCGGAGTTCGAGCAGAAGGTGCGGGAACTGCTTTCTCCCCGAGGCAAGGTCTCTGCCGACAGCCGTACCAATACGCTGATCGTGACGGACATCGAGCCTGTATTGCAACGGGTGCAGAGTTATATCGCCAAGCTCGATCGCCCTGAGCGGCAGGTGCTCATCGAGGCGCGTCTCGTGTATGCCACCGATGATTTTCAGCGGGATATTGGCATCAAGTGGGGCGCGACCATGCAGGATGAATCCAAACGAGACGATGAGCAATATCAATGGGATTCGTCGGCGTCGGGATTCAATGCGCCCTTTGGTACCACAGGCCTCGGCTTGGCGGGCAATATCGGCAAGATCCTGGGCAAGGATTTGTGGTCCTTGGACGTCTCTCTCCGTCTTGGCGAGACCAAGAACTTGGTGAAAACGGTTTCTTCCCCGCGGATCGTGACCCTCAACAACAATCGCGCCGAGATCAAGCAGGGTATCAAGCTCGCCACGAGTGGTGAGTCGCAAAGCGGCGGCACCACCACGGAGTATACGGATGCGGTGCTCAAGATTTCGGTGCAGCCCCAGATTACTCCTGATAACAAGCTGATCTTGGATGTGGAGATCAGCGACGACAGTCCGACAGCCACGGGACGGGATATCGAAACCAAGTCTGCCCGCACCAAGATGATCGTCGGAGACCGGGAAACCATCGTCATCGGCGGGGTGCTGAAGGCTTCGGACCGTTCGGCAACGGAGAAAATTCCCGGGCTGGGGGACGTGCCTCTGCTCGGCCGCCTCTTCCGCCAGGACGAGACCGCCTCTTCCAAACAGGAGCTTTTGATCTTCCTGCATCCACGCATCCTGTAA
- a CDS encoding pilus assembly protein PilP: MTRHLVVALLVLPGLVWAADPLPETPGGQDAGNATENATQVPLPEWIRPRFAPYDPAGRTDPFMSFIQLRAVEQTRSVIQKQQEKREPATPLETVDLRTLKLVGVMTPKDSAAVGVVQMPDGKSFIVRPGMGIGLYGGIIKEIRDGSLIVEEKTYDILGEEQTQTVTLSLRPSE, from the coding sequence ATGACGCGTCACCTTGTTGTCGCTCTGCTTGTTCTTCCGGGCTTGGTATGGGCTGCAGATCCGCTTCCGGAGACCCCAGGGGGGCAGGACGCCGGGAATGCCACGGAAAATGCCACCCAAGTCCCTCTGCCGGAATGGATTCGTCCGCGCTTTGCTCCATATGATCCTGCGGGCCGCACGGATCCGTTTATGTCGTTTATCCAGCTTCGCGCCGTGGAGCAGACGCGCAGCGTCATACAAAAACAGCAGGAGAAGCGGGAACCCGCAACACCGCTGGAGACCGTGGATCTGCGTACCCTCAAGCTTGTGGGGGTGATGACGCCGAAAGATAGCGCTGCTGTGGGCGTGGTCCAGATGCCCGATGGCAAGAGCTTTATCGTCCGCCCGGGAATGGGGATCGGCCTCTATGGGGGCATTATCAAAGAGATTCGTGACGGATCCCTTATTGTGGAAGAAAAGACCTATGATATTCTTGGCGAAGAGCAGACGCAAACGGTGACGCTCTCGCTGCGTCCAAGCGAATAG